GACATCTCGTCGTGGCCTTCCCCGCCGAAGTCGAGCTCGCCGGCGGCTTCCGCCTGCTCGGCGAGCTCAACCATGATGTCGGCGGCCTCGTTCGCCAGCCGGTCGTCGATCCCCTCGGCCTCCATGAGCTGCGACAGCACCCGATAGAGCCGGACGACTCGCGGGTCCTCGAGCTGCGCGAGCTTGCTCGGGATCCATTGCAGGACCTGGTCGGGCCAGCGTGCCGCGATGAGGATCCACCCGTCCCGCTCGCCCGCCATCATTCGCTCGGATGTGCCGATCTGCCGGAGCCGGTTGAGATAGGCGACGACCTCCGGTGGGAGCACGAGGCTGTCCCCGGCGCTGAGCTGTCGGATTCGCTTGCGGCTGGTCTGCAGTCGTTCGATCTCGTCACGCAGGCGTTTGTCGATCTGATCGACCGCTTCGGCGAGGGTTGCCTCGTCGGCTTCGAGGATCCGGGCGATCTGCGTCAGCGGGACGCCGGCGTCGGCGAGGGTGCGGATCTTGATGAGCGACACCACGGCCGGTGCGCCGTACGTGCGGTAGCCGGAGGCGTCGCGTTCCGGTTCGGGCAGCAGCCCGATCTGGTGGTAGTGCCGCACCGCCCGCACGGTGACACCGGCGTACGCGGCCAACTGCCCGATCGTCAGCATGCGTCGATCCTGGCTCAGCTGGTCCGGCGACGATAGGTGATGCCGGCGAAGGTGAAGGCCGCCACGAGCAGGCCGACGCACCAGGCGAGGGCGGTCCAGATGCCGGTGCCGACCGGCTGGTCGGTGAACAGTGCTCGCAGGCTGTTGACGATGGAGGTCACCGGCTGGTTCTCGGCGAAGGCGCGGACCGGGCCGGGCATCGACGCGGTGGGCACGAATGCCGAGCTGATGAACGGCAGGAAGATCAGGGGGTAGGCGAACGCGCTCGCGCCGTCCACGGATTTGGCGGTGAGGCCGGGGATGACCGCGAGCCACGTGAGCGCGAGGGTGAACAGGATCAGGATGCCGGCGACCGCGAGCCAGTCCAGCACGCCCGCGCCGGAGCGGAAGCCCATCGCCAGGGCGACCAGGACGACCACGACGAGAGAGATCAGGTTGGCGACCAGCGAGGTCAGGACGTGCGCCCACAGTACGGCGGACCGGGCGATCGGCATGGACTGGAACCGTTCGAAGATGCCGCCCTGCAGGTCCTGGAAGAGGCGGTACGCGGTGTAGGAGATCCCCGAGGCGATCGTGATGATCAGGATGCCGGGTAGCAGGTAGTTCACGTACGAGCCGCTGCCGGTCTGGATCGCCCCGCCCAGGACGTAGACGAACAGCAACAGCATGGCGATCGGCGTGATCACCGTGGTGATGATGGTGTCGGGGCTGCGCGCGATGTGGCGCAGCGAACGACCCAGCAGGACTGCGGTGTCGCCGAGAAAGTGCTTGTTCATCGCTTCTCTCCGTTCGAGGCCGTGCCGACGAGGCTGAGGAAGACGTCCTCGAGCGTGGGCTGCTTCTCGACGTACTCGATCTTGGCCGGGGGCAGGAGCCGCTTAAGTTCGTCGAGGGTGCCGTTCACGATGATCCGGCCCTCGTGCAGGATCGCGATCCGCTCCGCGAGCTGCTCCGCCTCGTCGAGGTACTGCGTCGTGAGCAGCACGGTCGTGCCGCCCGTGGCGAGTTCCCTGACCGCCGACCAGACCTCCAGGCGGGCCTCCGGGTCCAGCCCGGTGGTCGGCTCGTCGAGGAAGATGATCGGCGGGTTCCCGATCAGGCTCATCGCGATGTCCAGCCGACGGCGCATGCCCCCGGAGTAGGTCGCCACCCGGCGGGAACCCGCCGCCGTCAGCGAGAAACGCTGCAACAGCTGGTCCGCGATCGTGCCGGCGTCCTTGAGATGCCGCAGACGGGCAACCATGGTGAGGTTCTCGCGGCCGGTGAGGATCTCGTCGACGGCCGCGAACTGGCCGGTGAGGCTGATCGACTCACGGACGTCCGCGGCCCGCGTCGCGACGTCGAAGCCGTTGACCTCCACACGGCCGGCGTCCGCCTTGAGCAGCGTGGACAAGATCTTCACCAGGGTGGTCTTGCCCGCCCCGTTCGAGCCGAGAAGGGCGAAGATGCTGCCCCGCGCCACGTCGACGTCGACGCCGCGCAGCACCTTCACCTCCTTGAACGACTTCTCCAGTCCTCGTACGTGAATCGCGGTCTGATCGGTCCGATCGGTTGCCGGTGGAATGCTCATGCCCGGCAGCATGGAGGGTTGACGCTGCGTCAGGGTCAAGCCCTGCCTCGGGCCGGCCCGAACATGTGACCCGCCGCACCGCGACCCGCCGGCCTCCGGGGGCTTCAGCCATCCCGCCACGCCGTCGTCCGAGCCGTGATCCAATGCGCGTACGGGGCGGGACTGGTGATATCGGGAGGGAACATGACCAAGGTACTGATGGTGCTGACCTCGCACGACCAGCTGGGAGACACCGGACGCAAGACCGGCTTCTGGCTCGAGGAGTTCGCCGCTCCCTACTACCGGTTCCGCGACGCCGGCTGGGACGTGACGCTCGCCTCGCCCAAGGGTGGGCGCCCACCGCTGGATCCGAAGAGCAATGAGCCGGACTTCCAGACCGATCAGACGCGCCGGTTCGAGGCCGACGCGCAGGCAAAGGCCCAGCTGGGCGAGACGCTGCGGCTGGACAGGGTGTCCGTCGACGACTTCGACACGGTGTTCTATCCGGGTGGCCACGGCCCGGTGTGGGACCTCGCTGAGGACGAGAACTCGATCAAGCTGATCGAGCGGACGGTCGCGGCGGGCAAGCCGATCGCGCTGGTCTGCCACGCGCCGGGGGCGCTGCGGCATGTGGTGACGTCGGACGGGAAGCCGCTGGTCGCCGGTCGGCGGGTCACCGGCTTCACCAACGGCGAGGAGGAGTTCATGGGCCTGACGAAGGTTGTGCCGTTCCTCGTCGAGGACGAGTTGCTCGCGAAAGGCGCCGAGTTCGACAAGGTGGG
This genomic stretch from Micromonospora krabiensis harbors:
- a CDS encoding MerR family transcriptional regulator, yielding MLTIGQLAAYAGVTVRAVRHYHQIGLLPEPERDASGYRTYGAPAVVSLIKIRTLADAGVPLTQIARILEADEATLAEAVDQIDKRLRDEIERLQTSRKRIRQLSAGDSLVLPPEVVAYLNRLRQIGTSERMMAGERDGWILIAARWPDQVLQWIPSKLAQLEDPRVVRLYRVLSQLMEAEGIDDRLANEAADIMVELAEQAEAAGELDFGGEGHDEMSFALLDDLADAADKRAERLRDLMRERGWDGWTRMQRLDKPPR
- a CDS encoding ABC transporter permease, translating into MNKHFLGDTAVLLGRSLRHIARSPDTIITTVITPIAMLLLFVYVLGGAIQTGSGSYVNYLLPGILIITIASGISYTAYRLFQDLQGGIFERFQSMPIARSAVLWAHVLTSLVANLISLVVVVLVALAMGFRSGAGVLDWLAVAGILILFTLALTWLAVIPGLTAKSVDGASAFAYPLIFLPFISSAFVPTASMPGPVRAFAENQPVTSIVNSLRALFTDQPVGTGIWTALAWCVGLLVAAFTFAGITYRRRTS
- a CDS encoding ABC transporter ATP-binding protein; protein product: MSIPPATDRTDQTAIHVRGLEKSFKEVKVLRGVDVDVARGSIFALLGSNGAGKTTLVKILSTLLKADAGRVEVNGFDVATRAADVRESISLTGQFAAVDEILTGRENLTMVARLRHLKDAGTIADQLLQRFSLTAAGSRRVATYSGGMRRRLDIAMSLIGNPPIIFLDEPTTGLDPEARLEVWSAVRELATGGTTVLLTTQYLDEAEQLAERIAILHEGRIIVNGTLDELKRLLPPAKIEYVEKQPTLEDVFLSLVGTASNGEKR
- a CDS encoding type 1 glutamine amidotransferase domain-containing protein, producing MTKVLMVLTSHDQLGDTGRKTGFWLEEFAAPYYRFRDAGWDVTLASPKGGRPPLDPKSNEPDFQTDQTRRFEADAQAKAQLGETLRLDRVSVDDFDTVFYPGGHGPVWDLAEDENSIKLIERTVAAGKPIALVCHAPGALRHVVTSDGKPLVAGRRVTGFTNGEEEFMGLTKVVPFLVEDELLAKGAEFDKVGNFEPFVVTDGQLVTGQNPASSGPAADRLISLFDGAGR